A genomic segment from Propionibacteriaceae bacterium ZF39 encodes:
- the sigM gene encoding RNA polymerase sigma factor SigM, whose amino-acid sequence MTDDERSDNELLSDHVAGDPNAFEVLVARHSNRLWAIALRTMRNPEEAADALQDAYISAFRRADTFRGDAAVTTWLHRIVVNACLDRIRRNKVRRAEPLPDDPDRAVELGIITDSDQLEIKERRADVVNALARINADQRAALVLVDMEGYSVEEAAAILGCATGTIKSRCSRGRAKLVPLLSHLRETRAEANA is encoded by the coding sequence GTGACGGATGACGAGCGTTCGGACAACGAACTGCTCAGCGACCACGTTGCCGGTGACCCGAATGCCTTCGAGGTCCTGGTGGCCCGCCACTCCAACCGGCTCTGGGCGATCGCGCTGCGCACGATGCGGAATCCGGAGGAAGCGGCCGATGCGCTCCAGGATGCATACATCTCGGCTTTCCGCCGCGCCGACACCTTCCGGGGTGATGCGGCGGTGACCACCTGGCTCCACCGGATCGTGGTGAACGCCTGCCTCGACCGGATCCGGCGCAACAAGGTCCGGCGGGCCGAGCCGCTGCCGGACGACCCCGACCGGGCCGTCGAGCTGGGGATCATCACCGACTCCGACCAGCTCGAGATCAAGGAGCGGCGGGCCGACGTGGTCAACGCGCTCGCCCGGATCAACGCCGACCAGCGCGCCGCGCTCGTGCTCGTCGATATGGAGGGCTATTCGGTCGAGGAGGCTGCGGCCATCCTGGGCTGTGCGACCGGCACGATCAAGAGTCGTTGTTCGCGCGGGCGCGCCAAGCTCGTCCCCCTGTTGTCCCATCTCCGCGAGACCAGGGCGGAGGCCAACGCATGA
- a CDS encoding zf-HC2 domain-containing protein: MTDDVHNQADHPSVEVLSDAAADLLSASEAQRIQAHLEACADCRDVAAALADACLALESLPAPPMPDAVFARLTAVVQAESQRRASGVARAEEDAEIAEAAKRTDLGTFGQNPTIGKQVPIADAHLVGRRLPPDSDQER; this comes from the coding sequence GTGACCGACGACGTGCACAACCAGGCCGACCATCCGAGTGTGGAAGTCCTGTCGGACGCTGCAGCCGATCTGCTCAGCGCCTCCGAAGCACAACGCATACAGGCCCATCTGGAGGCCTGCGCGGACTGTCGCGACGTGGCCGCCGCCCTTGCGGATGCCTGCCTTGCCCTGGAGTCCTTGCCGGCGCCCCCCATGCCCGACGCGGTCTTCGCCCGCCTGACCGCCGTCGTGCAGGCGGAGTCGCAGCGTCGCGCGAGCGGCGTGGCCCGCGCCGAGGAGGATGCCGAGATTGCCGAGGCCGCCAAGCGCACCGACCTCGGGACGTTCGGCCAGAACCCGACGATCGGCAAGCAGGTGCCGATCGCGGACGCCCACCTAGTCGGACGCCGACTTCCACCGGATAGCGATCAGGAGCGATGA
- the murJ gene encoding murein biosynthesis integral membrane protein MurJ, with amino-acid sequence MTQTRETSPSGATTRLLRALAVMASGTMVSRVLGLVRVMLTATVIGNASRQADIYALALTIPAALYILFAGGALNSVLVPQLARAAKNDDDRGEAYTNRITTAFLTILGIVTVVATLAAPAITWVYAAPVWRTPEMADHYRAMVVLTMVCLPEVFFYGAFVVFGQILNARDKFGPMMWAPVASNILQIASFLVFWGVWGISPGEEPFSGGQIAVLGGGYLAGSVLQASVLVYFLRKMGYRYRPRFDLKGTGLGKTFKLAGWALGFVLVNQIALVVVSRLATSAPAGGEGAGLNVYNNAYLLFLLPHSLITVSLATAMVSSASRLAAEGNLKGTAAEVMRTMRLVTTALVPAALLLIALADPMTQLMFGNLRDDAHFVAWTVMAFGVGLVPFTIQHVCLRTYYALERNKDTFFLQILIASVQIGMSLLLILGLGIATPATTAPLLALSLSVAYFVGLFVSFRHLRKFLPALSGSDLFRHIVRVTVAIVPGALAAWFIADRLGTSQPMRLLGLAVAGVVAGVSYLLLARVFHIDEVTGILRQLRGRRGAKAESAEAAEHPHGEEHESLEAELAPPYDPDAPTMVRPAADIPTRAIPAQEREASVRLPVDPDAPTYAYPIGDEADEDDEADEDPDDLDPDDPDPDEEDTDALEEQDEPDTAEELHPIRAKAGQLLGGRYELEELLVRRAETETWRAHDQTLSRPVLIHLVPEGESEELIAAAKRAAVATDSRFLRVLDARLGDGRSGVDEDDRVPDHFIVCEYAPGHSLEWLLASGPLSALEAAWVVREVADGLAGMHEQGLYHERINPDTIIITAAGNIKIVGFLLESELAPMHHHPMTDGSDPEAVDIADLGRLLYCTLVSRWPGGHAHGMASAPYDSEGQLLTPRQVRAGVSPALDTICDRILSPIPRHRETRLTTAQDVVQALNQILGTADASQDLERRLHYPVPVVEMDDEPEPEPDPETIGAMDTAAGLPLAPLADPDAPTGRIPVVKDADEETTGPIEPFSPVTPSEDSDGWVEVEERSFFSDGEVRKDPPRRWIPLLVLLTVLVMVGSLIAVAMNLAPRERSVPPPSEPTSWAIVSARDFDPRGNDRQENPDTVPRAHDGNPDTAWTTVPYRNADMDKAPDGLGVIFDLGEVRQVSRVDLTLVGAGTSLEVRIPASGADTLTEPPMQNMGQWRAIASAEQAPAQVTLTPTGPVRTRFVLVALTELPADGPGFRGGIAEAVFLG; translated from the coding sequence GTGACGCAGACGCGCGAGACTTCCCCCTCCGGCGCCACCACCCGCCTGCTCCGCGCCCTCGCCGTGATGGCTTCCGGAACGATGGTGTCGCGCGTCCTCGGGCTGGTGCGGGTGATGCTCACCGCGACGGTGATCGGCAACGCCTCGCGGCAGGCCGATATCTATGCGCTCGCGCTGACCATCCCGGCCGCCCTCTACATCCTCTTCGCCGGCGGGGCGCTCAACAGCGTCCTGGTCCCGCAGCTGGCCCGGGCCGCGAAGAACGACGACGACCGCGGTGAGGCCTACACCAACCGCATCACCACCGCCTTCCTCACCATTCTCGGCATCGTCACGGTCGTGGCGACCCTGGCCGCGCCCGCGATCACCTGGGTCTATGCCGCGCCGGTGTGGCGTACGCCGGAGATGGCGGATCACTACCGCGCGATGGTCGTGCTCACCATGGTGTGCCTGCCCGAGGTCTTCTTCTATGGGGCCTTCGTGGTGTTCGGCCAGATCCTGAACGCGCGCGACAAGTTCGGGCCGATGATGTGGGCGCCCGTCGCGAGCAACATCCTGCAGATCGCGTCGTTCCTGGTGTTCTGGGGAGTCTGGGGCATCAGTCCGGGCGAGGAACCGTTCAGCGGCGGCCAGATCGCGGTGCTGGGCGGTGGCTATCTCGCCGGCTCGGTTCTGCAGGCGTCGGTCCTGGTCTATTTCCTGCGGAAGATGGGCTATCGCTATCGGCCCCGTTTCGACCTCAAGGGCACAGGGCTGGGCAAGACGTTCAAGCTCGCCGGGTGGGCCCTCGGGTTCGTGCTGGTCAACCAGATCGCGCTGGTCGTCGTCAGCCGCCTGGCCACCTCGGCCCCGGCCGGTGGCGAGGGTGCGGGCCTCAACGTCTACAACAACGCCTATCTGCTGTTCCTGCTGCCGCATTCGCTGATCACGGTCTCGCTGGCCACCGCGATGGTGAGCTCGGCATCCCGCCTCGCGGCCGAGGGCAACCTCAAGGGCACCGCGGCCGAGGTGATGCGCACCATGCGACTGGTCACGACCGCGCTGGTGCCGGCGGCCCTGTTGCTGATCGCGCTGGCGGATCCGATGACCCAGCTCATGTTCGGCAACCTGCGCGATGATGCCCACTTCGTCGCCTGGACCGTGATGGCGTTCGGCGTCGGCCTGGTGCCGTTCACGATCCAGCACGTCTGCCTGCGCACCTATTACGCCCTTGAGCGCAACAAGGACACCTTCTTCCTGCAGATCCTCATCGCCTCGGTCCAGATCGGCATGTCCCTGCTGCTGATCCTGGGGCTCGGGATCGCCACCCCCGCCACGACCGCCCCGCTGCTCGCGCTGTCGCTCTCGGTCGCCTATTTCGTCGGCCTGTTCGTGTCGTTCCGGCACCTGCGGAAGTTCCTGCCGGCCCTCAGCGGCAGCGACCTCTTCCGCCACATCGTCCGGGTCACCGTGGCCATCGTGCCCGGGGCGCTGGCGGCCTGGTTCATCGCCGACCGGCTCGGCACGTCCCAGCCGATGCGCCTGCTCGGCCTGGCCGTGGCGGGCGTCGTCGCGGGGGTCAGCTATCTCCTGCTCGCCCGCGTCTTCCACATCGACGAGGTCACCGGCATCCTCCGGCAGCTGCGGGGCCGCCGGGGCGCGAAGGCCGAGTCGGCGGAGGCCGCCGAGCACCCCCACGGCGAGGAGCACGAGTCGCTCGAGGCCGAGCTCGCCCCGCCGTACGACCCCGACGCCCCGACCATGGTCCGGCCCGCGGCCGATATCCCGACCCGCGCGATCCCGGCCCAGGAGCGCGAGGCGAGCGTACGCCTGCCCGTCGATCCCGACGCCCCGACCTACGCTTATCCGATCGGCGACGAGGCCGACGAGGACGACGAGGCCGACGAGGATCCGGACGATCTCGACCCGGACGATCCCGACCCGGATGAAGAGGACACCGACGCGTTGGAAGAGCAGGACGAGCCGGACACGGCCGAGGAGCTGCACCCGATCCGAGCGAAGGCGGGCCAGTTGCTCGGCGGCCGCTACGAGCTGGAGGAACTGCTGGTCCGGCGCGCGGAGACCGAGACGTGGCGCGCCCATGACCAGACCCTGTCGCGGCCCGTCCTGATCCATCTGGTGCCCGAGGGCGAGTCCGAGGAACTGATCGCCGCCGCCAAGCGGGCGGCCGTGGCGACGGATTCGCGGTTCCTGCGGGTGCTCGATGCGCGTCTCGGCGACGGCCGATCCGGCGTCGACGAGGACGACCGGGTGCCGGACCACTTCATCGTGTGCGAGTACGCCCCCGGGCACTCGCTCGAATGGCTGCTCGCCTCCGGTCCGCTGAGTGCACTCGAAGCCGCCTGGGTCGTGCGGGAGGTCGCCGACGGGCTGGCCGGAATGCACGAACAGGGCCTCTATCACGAGCGCATCAACCCCGACACGATCATCATCACCGCCGCCGGCAACATCAAGATCGTCGGCTTCCTGCTCGAATCCGAGCTGGCGCCCATGCACCATCATCCGATGACCGATGGTTCCGACCCGGAGGCCGTCGACATCGCCGACCTGGGCCGGCTCCTCTACTGCACGCTCGTGTCCCGCTGGCCGGGTGGCCACGCGCACGGCATGGCGAGCGCGCCGTACGACTCCGAGGGACAGCTGCTCACTCCCAGGCAGGTCCGTGCCGGCGTCTCCCCCGCCCTCGACACCATCTGCGACCGCATCCTGTCGCCCATTCCCCGGCATCGCGAGACGCGCCTCACGACCGCGCAGGACGTCGTCCAGGCCCTCAACCAGATCCTCGGCACGGCCGACGCCTCCCAGGACCTCGAGCGACGACTGCACTATCCGGTGCCGGTCGTCGAGATGGACGACGAACCCGAGCCGGAGCCCGATCCCGAAACCATCGGCGCGATGGACACCGCCGCCGGGCTGCCGCTCGCACCGCTGGCCGATCCCGATGCCCCCACGGGGCGCATCCCCGTCGTGAAGGATGCCGACGAGGAAACCACCGGGCCCATCGAGCCGTTCTCCCCCGTCACCCCGTCCGAGGACAGCGACGGCTGGGTCGAGGTTGAGGAGCGCTCGTTCTTCTCCGATGGCGAGGTGCGCAAGGATCCGCCGCGACGCTGGATCCCCCTGCTCGTCCTGCTCACCGTCCTTGTCATGGTCGGAAGCCTGATCGCCGTTGCCATGAACCTGGCTCCCCGTGAGCGATCGGTGCCCCCGCCGAGCGAACCCACCAGCTGGGCGATCGTCAGCGCGCGGGATTTCGATCCGCGCGGCAACGACCGGCAGGAGAATCCCGACACCGTCCCGCGCGCCCATGACGGCAATCCCGACACCGCCTGGACCACGGTCCCGTACCGCAATGCCGACATGGACAAGGCCCCCGACGGGCTCGGTGTGATCTTCGATCTCGGAGAGGTACGCCAGGTCTCGCGGGTCGACCTCACCCTGGTGGGTGCGGGCACCTCGCTCGAGGTCAGGATTCCTGCGAGCGGGGCCGACACGCTCACCGAGCCCCCGATGCAGAACATGGGGCAGTGGCGCGCGATCGCGAGCGCCGAACAGGCGCCTGCGCAGGTCACGCTCACCCCGACCGGGCCGGTGCGGACCCGGTTCGTGCTCGTTGCGCTCACCGAACTGCCCGCCGACGGGCCCGGATTCCGTGGCGGCATCGCCGAAGCGGTGTTTCTGGGGTGA